One window from the genome of Ailuropoda melanoleuca isolate Jingjing chromosome 5, ASM200744v2, whole genome shotgun sequence encodes:
- the LOC105234519 gene encoding tripartite motif-containing protein 15 yields MPSMPSQEENPCPGCMGPLKDAVTGTCGHIFSQSRLLPPSQMGAQPSCQVLLCVLCKEKEPTKPLVVPVPLGPLGETCCEEHGEKVYFFCKTDAEFLCVACREGPSHRTHTVGVLDGAAQPYWDHFRSQMEARSLEKKQMEGTRRRENEKLQELLTHMDGKKQQVDEAFRRLRQELADHQCLLQARLRKLEQQIRVEGEAYTSTLSEEIAGLGAQVQALGEQLQRPVSALLQDVRANPSRYETKTFVTPETISPDLVKKIRDLHGKILPLPEMLRTFSETWRITWTQTQGPCRWTLGPPAGARASPTTGSRRGSPRTSRTCRTAPCAPRGSRRRGAPPAALRGAIPGPEPAGRRWAWRARRRAARGRGPSSDPGVRAWRASHLRLRARTCRTPPRRGAGPRLRRLLPGRPPCLAVWETGSSLTERRRGASKRRCGGSPPSWAPETQGLLPHEGNAGEPAGF; encoded by the exons ATGCCCTCCATGCCGTCCCAGGAGGAGAACCCCTGTCCTGGCTGCATGGGACCCCTGAAGGATGCAGTGACCGGCACCTGTGGACACATCTTCTCCCAGTCACGCCTCCTCCCGCCATCCCAGATGGGGGCCCAGCCCTCCTGCCAGGTcctgctgtgtgtgctctgcAAGGAGAAGGAGCCCACGAAGCCTCTCGTGGTCCCTGTGCCCCTGGGCCCTCTGGGGGAAACATGCTGTGAGGAACATGGTGAGAAGGTTTACTTCTTCTGCAAGACTGACGCGGAGTTCCTCTGTGTGGCCTGTCGGGAGGGCCCCTCCCACCGCACCCACACAGTGGGCGTCCTGGACGGGGCCGCTCAACCGTACTGG GACCATTTCCGGAGTCAGATGGAAGCTCGGAGCTTGGAGAAAAAACAGATGGAGGGCACACGGAGGCGGGAAAACGAGAAGCTCCAAGAACTTCTG ACTCACATGGACGGCAAGAAGCAGCAGGTGGACGAGGCGTTCAGGCGGCTGCGGCAGGAGCTGGCGGACCACCAGTGTCTCCTGCAGGCCAGGCTGAGGAAGCTGGAGCAGCAGATCCGTGTGGAGGGAGAGGCATACACCTCCACGCTGTCCGAGGAGATCGCTGGGCTTGGAGCCCAGGTCCAGGCACTGGGGGAGCAGCTCCAGCGGCCTGTGAGTGCCCTGCTGCAG GATGTCAGAGCCAACCCGAGCAG GTATGAGACAAAGACTTTTGTGACTCCGGAGACCATTTCTCCAGACCTTGTCAAGAAGATCCGGGATCTCCACGGGAAAATACTCCCCCTCCCAGAGATGCTGAGGACCTTCTCAG aAACCTGGCGCATTACCTGGACACAGACTCAG GGGCCGTGTCGCTGGACCCTGGGACCGCCCGCTGGAGCCCGGGCCTCCCCGACGACAGGAAGCCGGCGAGGCTCACCCAGGACAAGCAGGACCTGCCGCACAGCTCCCTGCGCCCCCAGGGGGTCCCGGCGGCGCGGGGCTCCCCCGGCTGCCCTTCGGGGCGCCATCCCCGGCCCGGAGCCAGCGGGGAGGCGGTGGGCGTGGCGGGCGAGGAGGCGGGCAGCGAGGGGGCGGGGCCCGAGCTCAGACCCCGGCGTCCGGGCCTGGAGGGCCTCGCACCTGCGGCTCCGGGCGCGCACCTGCCGGACTCCGCCCCGCCGCGGAGCGGGACCCCGCCTTCGCCGCCTGCTTCCGGGCAGACCCCCCTGCTTGGCGGTCTGGGAAACCGGTTCCAGCTTGACTGAGCGGAGGCGGGGGGCGTCCAAGCGGCGCTGCGGCGGCTCTCCGCCGAGCTGGGCCCCGGAGACCCAGGGGCTGCTCCCGCACGAGGGCAATGCGGGCGAGCCCGCGGgcttttga
- the LOC100481044 gene encoding tripartite motif-containing protein 10: MASAASVTSLADEVNCPICQGTLREPVTIDCGHNFCRGCLTRYCEVPGPEPEEALACPLCKEPFRAGSFRPNWQLASVVENIERLRLVSTPGSDEADMCREHGEKIYFFCEDDEAQLCALCREAGEHRAHTVRFLDAAAEPYREQIQKCLECLRKEREEIQRIQSRENQRIQVLLCQVATKRQKVIFEFAHLSQFLEEQQSVLLAQLEKLDGDILKQREAFDVLVGEEICRFSSLISELEEKHGRPARGLLTDIRSTLIRCETRKCRKPEAVSPELGQRIRDFPQQAVPLQREMKMFLEKLWFELDYEPADICLDPQTSHPKLLLSEDQRKAQFSYKWQNSPDSPERFDRATCVLAHCGFTDGRHTWLVTVDLAHGGSCTVGVVSEDVSRKGELRLRPEEGVWAVRLAWGFVSALGSFPTRLALRESPRQVRVSLDYEVGWVTFVNAVSQEPIYTFTASFTRKVFPFFGLWGRGSSFSVSS, from the exons ATGGCCTCGGCCGCCTCCGTGACCAGCCTGGCGGACGAGGTCAACTGCCCCATCTGCCAGGGCACCCTGAGGGAGCCGGTCACCATCGACTGCGGCCACAACTTCTGCCGCGGCTGCCTCACCCGCTACTGCGAGGTCCCAGGCCCGGAGCCCGAGGAGGCCCTGGCCTGCCCGCTCTGCAAGGAGCCTTTCCGCGCCGGCAGCTTCCGGCCCAACTGGCAGCTGGCCAGCGTGGTGGAGAACATCGAGCGCCTCAGGCTGGTGTCCACGCCGGGCTCGGACGAGGCGGACATGTGCCGGGAGCACGGGGAGAAGATCTACTTCTTCTGCGAGGACGACGAGGCGCAGTTGTGTGCGCTGTGCCGCGAGGCCGGGGAGCACCGGGCCCACACCGTGCGCTTCCTGGACGCGGCGGCGGAGCCCTACAGG gAGCAAATACAGAAGTGTCTTGAGTgtctaagaaaagagagagaagagattcaAAGAATCCAGTCGAGAGAAAACCAAAGAATACAAGTCCTCCTG TGTCAGGTAGCCACCAAGAGACAGAAGGTGATCTTCGAGTTTGCGCATCTGAGCCAGTTCCTGGAGGAGCAGCAGAGCGTCCTCCTGGCCCAGCTGGAGAAGCTGGATGGGGACATCCTGAAGCAACGGGAAGCGTTTGACGTCCTGGTCGGCGAGGAGATCTGCCGTTTCAGCAGCCTGATCTCCGAGCTGGAGGAGAAGCACGGGAGGCCGGCGCGGGGGCTCCTGACG GACATCAGAAGTACTCTGATAAG ATGTGAAACCAGAAAGTGCCGGAAACCAGAGGCTGTGTCCCCTGAGCTGGGCCAGAGGATTCGGGACTTCCCCCAGCAGGCCGTCCCACTGCAGCGGGAGATGAAGATGTTTCTGG AGAAGCTGTGGTTCGAGCTGGACTACGAGCCAG CCGACATCTGTCTGGACCCGCAGACCTCCCACCCCAAGCTCCTTTTGTCTGAGGACCAGCGGAAAGCCCAGTTCTCCTACAAGTGGCAGAACTCGCCCGACAGCCCGGAGCGTTTTGACCGGGCCACCTGCGTCCTGGCCCATTGCGGCTTCACAGACGGCAGACACACGTGGCTGGTGACGGTGGACCTGGCCCACGGCGGCAGCTGCACGGTGGGCGTGGTGAGCGAGGACGTGTCACGGAAGGGGGAGCTGCGGCTGCGGCCGGAGGAGGGCGTGTGGGCTGTGCGGCTGGCCTGGGGCTTCGTGTCGGCGCTGGGCTCCTTCCCCACACGGCTGGCGTTGCGGGAGTCTCCGCGGCAGGTGCGCGTGTCCCTGGACTATGAGGTGGGCTGGGTGACCTTCGTCAATGCCGTCAGCCAGGAGCCCATCTACACCTTCACGGCCTCCTTCACCCGGAAGGTCTTTCCCTTCTTTGGGCTCTGGGGCCGAGGGTCTAGCTTCTCCGTGAGTTCCTGA